A genomic segment from Streptomyces sp. NBC_01233 encodes:
- a CDS encoding TerD family protein — translation MTGVRKGLAKVEFALRWDPSPAGTPANDLDIVAAVYGAGDLHGAPAQLVHFGSRSPDGTITLNRDSHTGQGFGFDEVMIFELDRMRSELCRVVVGVVIQGVGADTGAGRAKTFADIAGTGFRIREGHTDLAQSDFASVPSATAATVAEFTRDASGAWSFEVRLRGFDTDPEEFARVMGGVR, via the coding sequence GTGACTGGTGTACGCAAGGGCCTGGCCAAGGTGGAATTCGCGCTGCGGTGGGACCCCAGCCCTGCGGGCACGCCCGCGAACGACCTCGACATAGTCGCCGCGGTCTACGGCGCCGGGGACCTCCACGGCGCGCCGGCCCAGCTGGTCCACTTCGGCAGCCGGTCCCCCGACGGGACCATCACCCTGAACCGGGACAGCCACACCGGCCAGGGCTTCGGCTTCGACGAGGTGATGATCTTCGAGCTGGACCGGATGCGGTCCGAGCTGTGCCGGGTGGTGGTCGGCGTGGTCATCCAGGGCGTGGGCGCGGACACGGGCGCGGGCCGAGCGAAGACCTTCGCCGACATCGCCGGCACGGGGTTCCGGATCCGCGAGGGGCACACCGACCTCGCCCAGAGCGACTTCGCGTCCGTGCCCTCCGCCACCGCGGCCACCGTCGCCGAGTTCACCCGCGACGCGTCGGGCGCCTGGTCGTTCGAGGTGCGGCTGCGCGGGTTCGACACCGACCCGGAGGAGTTCGCCCGGGTCATGGGCGGTGTCCGCTGA
- a CDS encoding serine/threonine-protein kinase, with the protein MDTSEADRQLIDGRFELVAPLGSGGMGTVWRARDIALHREVALKEVRPPDPATAAAQPGLADQLRERAVREARALARLAHPHVVTIHHIVEPAEGAGGHPWIVMEMVRGGSLYDRLESGPMPPVQAVRLGLDVLSALRAAHAEGILHRDVKPANVLLRPDGSAVLTDFGIAALHDSTGLTATGVLIGSPEYIAPERVRGEEGLAASDLWSLGMLLYVAAEGANPLRRATSLATVVAVLDEPIPAPVRSGPLGPVLQRLLVRDPAARPDGAQLEQLLRDASAALGSGTGPGPAPVVPPSVASPVVPGPYGQFGPYAPAGTPHTPPPYSSGGSSYAAATTPVPVASAPRRRPALIGAAITAVLAAGVVGIVQLLPDGNSGDDDAKGGAATRPAVATPAAPSVRDASSTPSPKASAQKADAPRGSMMTPENIRTALEAFKKQAGTTTFVDMTLYDGYILASIPTAAGAETVDSWQYRDGAASRTGPDGTVEEGEPLIDMATVNWDALPGMLEQSKKDLKVEKPTSRHVIVDPWMMDQVPSVRTYLSDEYGRGGYVLWKTDGSLRKVTAT; encoded by the coding sequence ATGGACACGAGTGAGGCCGACAGACAGCTGATCGACGGGCGCTTCGAACTGGTCGCGCCCCTGGGCAGCGGCGGCATGGGTACCGTTTGGCGGGCGCGCGACATAGCCCTGCACCGAGAGGTCGCACTCAAGGAGGTACGCCCGCCGGACCCGGCGACCGCCGCCGCCCAGCCCGGCCTCGCGGACCAGCTGCGCGAACGCGCCGTCCGCGAGGCCCGCGCCCTCGCCCGCCTCGCCCACCCCCACGTCGTGACGATCCACCACATCGTCGAACCGGCGGAAGGTGCCGGCGGGCACCCGTGGATCGTCATGGAGATGGTCAGGGGCGGCTCCCTGTACGACCGCCTGGAGTCCGGACCGATGCCGCCCGTGCAGGCGGTGCGGCTCGGCCTCGACGTCCTGTCCGCGCTGCGCGCCGCGCACGCGGAGGGCATCCTCCACCGTGACGTGAAGCCCGCCAACGTACTGCTGCGCCCCGACGGGTCGGCCGTCCTGACCGACTTCGGCATCGCCGCGCTGCACGACTCCACCGGGCTCACCGCGACCGGAGTGCTGATCGGCTCACCGGAGTACATCGCACCCGAGCGGGTCCGCGGGGAGGAGGGGCTGGCCGCCTCGGACCTGTGGTCGCTCGGCATGCTCCTGTACGTGGCCGCCGAGGGGGCCAATCCGCTGCGCCGGGCCACCAGCCTGGCCACGGTCGTCGCCGTGCTCGACGAGCCGATCCCGGCGCCGGTTCGCTCCGGCCCGCTGGGGCCCGTACTGCAACGGCTGCTCGTGCGGGACCCGGCCGCGCGGCCCGACGGAGCGCAGCTGGAACAACTGCTCCGCGACGCGAGCGCTGCTCTCGGTTCCGGTACCGGCCCCGGCCCCGCGCCCGTCGTCCCGCCGTCCGTCGCCTCCCCGGTCGTGCCGGGCCCGTACGGGCAGTTCGGTCCGTACGCGCCGGCCGGCACGCCGCACACCCCGCCGCCGTACAGCTCCGGTGGCTCCTCGTACGCGGCGGCCACGACGCCCGTTCCGGTGGCGTCCGCCCCGCGCAGGCGCCCAGCCCTGATCGGCGCCGCGATCACCGCGGTCCTGGCGGCCGGCGTCGTCGGCATCGTCCAGCTCCTGCCCGACGGGAACTCCGGCGACGACGACGCGAAGGGCGGCGCCGCGACCCGCCCGGCCGTCGCCACCCCCGCCGCACCGTCCGTGCGGGACGCCTCCTCGACCCCGTCCCCGAAGGCGAGTGCGCAGAAGGCGGACGCGCCCCGGGGCAGCATGATGACGCCGGAGAACATCCGCACCGCCCTGGAGGCGTTCAAGAAGCAGGCGGGGACGACCACGTTCGTCGACATGACGCTCTATGACGGCTACATCCTCGCCTCCATCCCCACCGCCGCCGGCGCCGAGACCGTCGACTCCTGGCAGTACCGGGACGGGGCGGCCTCGCGCACGGGCCCGGACGGCACGGTCGAGGAGGGGGAGCCGCTGATCGACATGGCCACGGTCAACTGGGACGCGCTGCCCGGCATGCTTGAGCAGTCCAAGAAGGACCTGAAGGTCGAGAAGCCGACCTCGCGCCACGTCATCGTCGACCCGTGGATGATGGACCAGGTCCCCTCCGTCCGCACCTACCTCAGCGACGAGTACGGGCGCGGCGGCTACGTCCTGTGGAAGACCGACGGCAGCCTCAGGAAGGTCACCGCCACCTGA
- the rraA gene encoding ribonuclease E activity regulator RraA, which produces MSVTPVPTADLYDEYGESLGICATAFRQFGGRRLFAGPVRTVRCHEDNALLRALVHTPGEGAVLVVDGAGSPRTALVGGLLAGAAESNGWAGLIINGSVRDSVALGGLDLGIKALGTVPRKSGKTGAGAVDEPVTIGDVTFRPGDTVHADDDGVVVLRG; this is translated from the coding sequence ATGAGCGTCACCCCCGTCCCCACGGCCGATCTGTACGACGAGTACGGCGAATCCCTCGGCATCTGTGCCACCGCGTTCCGCCAGTTCGGCGGCCGCCGCCTGTTCGCCGGCCCCGTACGGACCGTCCGCTGCCACGAGGACAACGCCCTGCTGCGCGCCCTCGTCCACACACCGGGCGAGGGCGCCGTGCTCGTCGTGGACGGCGCCGGTTCGCCCCGGACCGCCCTGGTCGGCGGCCTCCTCGCCGGTGCGGCCGAGAGCAACGGCTGGGCGGGCCTGATCATCAACGGCTCGGTCCGCGACAGCGTCGCCCTCGGCGGGCTCGACCTCGGCATCAAGGCGCTGGGCACGGTCCCGCGCAAGAGCGGCAAGACCGGCGCCGGCGCCGTGGACGAGCCCGTCACCATCGGGGACGTCACCTTCCGCCCCGGGGACACGGTCCACGCGGATGACGACGGCGTGGTCGTCCTGCGCGGCTGA
- a CDS encoding transglycosylase SLT domain-containing protein, producing the protein MPAKGKHRRPKHHRITRKLALAGTGGAALTLPLISATTAGAVQPTTAPVAQTAAPAALAATPTTYSVVAGDTLSEIAADHSVSGGWKQLYATNRSVIGDNPSIIRPGIKLKLGTQAETARASRSAARPALKPAAKPAAKPASAYPNNLDGWIRESLDVMAKHGIPGSYNGIHRNVMRESSGNPMAINNWDINAQNGIPSKGLLQVIDPTFRAYHVPGTSQNSYDPVANITAACNYAAARYGSIDNVNGPY; encoded by the coding sequence ATGCCTGCAAAGGGTAAGCACCGTCGGCCGAAGCACCACCGGATCACCCGCAAGCTGGCCCTGGCCGGCACCGGTGGCGCGGCCCTCACTCTGCCGCTGATCAGCGCGACCACCGCCGGGGCGGTGCAGCCGACCACCGCTCCCGTGGCTCAGACCGCCGCCCCCGCGGCCCTCGCCGCCACTCCCACGACGTATTCCGTGGTCGCCGGCGACACCCTGTCCGAAATCGCGGCGGACCATTCCGTGAGCGGCGGCTGGAAGCAGCTCTACGCGACGAACCGGAGCGTCATCGGCGACAACCCGTCGATCATCCGGCCCGGCATCAAACTGAAGCTCGGCACCCAGGCGGAGACCGCCCGTGCGAGCAGGTCCGCCGCCCGGCCCGCCCTCAAGCCCGCTGCCAAGCCCGCCGCGAAGCCCGCCAGCGCGTACCCGAACAACCTCGACGGGTGGATCCGCGAGTCCCTCGACGTGATGGCCAAGCACGGTATTCCCGGTAGCTACAACGGAATTCACCGCAATGTGATGCGGGAGTCCTCGGGCAATCCGATGGCGATCAACAACTGGGACATCAACGCCCAGAACGGGATCCCGTCCAAGGGTCTGCTCCAGGTCATCGACCCGACCTTCCGGGCCTACCACGTGCCCGGCACCTCGCAGAACTCCTACGACCCGGTCGCCAACATCACCGCCGCCTGCAACTACGCGGCAGCCCGTTACGGCTCGATCGACAACGTCAACGGGCCCTACTAG
- a CDS encoding GlsB/YeaQ/YmgE family stress response membrane protein, translating into MGIVSWIILGLLAGGIAKVLLPGRDPGGLIGTTLIGVAGAFIGGWLSAKVLDKPIQTEFFDMATWGSAIAGSLVLLIGYRILFGNSRD; encoded by the coding sequence ATGGGGATCGTCAGCTGGATCATCCTGGGACTGCTGGCCGGCGGCATCGCCAAGGTCCTGTTGCCCGGCCGGGACCCCGGCGGCCTGATCGGCACCACCCTCATCGGCGTCGCCGGCGCGTTCATCGGCGGCTGGCTCTCGGCGAAGGTCCTGGACAAGCCGATCCAGACGGAGTTCTTCGACATGGCGACCTGGGGCTCCGCCATCGCGGGCTCGCTCGTCCTGCTCATCGGCTACCGCATCCTGTTCGGCAACTCGCGGGACTGA
- a CDS encoding phosphatase PAP2 family protein, whose protein sequence is MTSHTTPAVPEAGPAGPRAARRRLIRELLLVAGFFIVYKAGRLLSTDRTGEAFRNAERIWDAERTLRLPGEGAVQRLLLHGDALVHTANTYYAVVHFPATALFLIWLYIRRPAHYLWTRRVLAVLTGAALVLHLAFPLAPPRMLEAAQLIDTGQVYGPTVYRAAPDADTLANQFAAMPSLHFGWALMLALGVIAATRTESPGGKTPSRWRLLWLLHPLLTLLVIVGTANHYWLDAVVAAVLLGAALLLVPRPRASGPGSVPGADPDPGADADADAVRGLPDRQGAAAAVGAGQ, encoded by the coding sequence ATGACCTCCCACACCACACCCGCCGTGCCGGAGGCCGGGCCGGCCGGACCGAGAGCCGCGCGCCGTCGCCTCATACGCGAGCTGCTGCTCGTCGCGGGTTTCTTCATCGTGTACAAGGCCGGCCGGCTGCTCTCGACGGACCGCACCGGGGAGGCCTTCCGCAACGCGGAGCGAATATGGGACGCCGAGAGAACCCTGCGCCTGCCCGGTGAAGGCGCGGTTCAGCGGCTGCTGCTGCACGGGGACGCCCTCGTGCACACCGCGAACACCTACTACGCGGTCGTTCACTTCCCCGCGACCGCGCTCTTCCTGATCTGGCTCTACATCCGCCGCCCCGCGCACTACCTGTGGACCCGCCGGGTCCTGGCCGTGCTCACCGGAGCCGCCCTCGTCCTGCACCTCGCCTTCCCCCTCGCGCCCCCGCGGATGCTCGAAGCCGCGCAGCTCATCGACACCGGGCAGGTCTACGGGCCCACCGTCTACCGGGCCGCGCCGGACGCCGACACCCTGGCCAACCAGTTCGCCGCGATGCCCTCGCTGCACTTCGGCTGGGCGCTGATGCTCGCGCTCGGCGTGATCGCCGCCACCCGCACCGAGTCCCCGGGCGGGAAGACCCCCTCCCGGTGGCGCCTGCTGTGGCTGCTGCACCCGCTGCTGACCCTGCTGGTCATAGTCGGCACGGCCAACCACTACTGGCTCGACGCGGTCGTGGCCGCGGTCCTGCTCGGCGCGGCCCTGCTGCTGGTCCCGAGGCCGCGCGCGAGCGGTCCCGGCAGCGTCCCGGGCGCGGACCCGGACCCGGGCGCCGACGCCGATGCGGACGCCGTACGAGGGCTGCCGGACCGGCAGGGTGCCGCGGCCGCCGTGGGGGCCGGGCAGTGA
- a CDS encoding peptide-N4-asparagine amidase, with translation MRRHRITGLLGAIALAAGTLAAAGPAHGLTPADPPSAHGLSRADPAPAPGRTPADPPPAEFGTDWHDPLTPAPPVTRPATRSCEVTLAEAQFRDFTPYQGSYAPPAGCGAGPWAKVVLRLDGKVKGRQYDRLGHLSLGGAEILRTSTPQPSPDGITWSVEKDVTRYRDTLARPQPVEMLIGNVVDDTYTGVIDVKVTLTFYAAEGGTAAPDTPDRVLPLTSPSVTTPRNTERLLAEVYATGSGGGCEEYWYMTTPDAAPYSCKAAGGPHREVRVSVDGRLAGIAAPFPTVWTGGWSNPFLWYVTPGPRAFDVQPIRYDLTPYAALLNDGRPHRIEVSVAGVPAGQSGWSTPTNLLLWQDEARQVVTGALTRHEQSAPTGHSRWTPAAPGGQHRLDTEGGHRLTVAGHLDTSHGRVATTVTRTVRGTSVHRWTEGENLDALEATWTDEESVTHGPTTTRTARTYTMDGETTLGAGDRLRTVLSLGDRADTVTLRGGRPVDSSRLDDRYTGDATYTANVPRDQRHAVATTTARYRLYGPQAPGGCYDRTVNTVQGTVMADRRRC, from the coding sequence ATGAGACGACACAGGATCACGGGCCTGCTCGGCGCGATCGCGCTGGCCGCCGGCACCCTGGCCGCCGCGGGACCCGCGCACGGCCTCACTCCGGCCGACCCGCCGTCCGCGCACGGCCTCTCCCGGGCCGACCCGGCGCCCGCGCCCGGCCGGACCCCGGCCGACCCGCCGCCCGCCGAGTTCGGCACCGACTGGCACGACCCCCTCACCCCCGCCCCGCCCGTCACCCGGCCCGCGACCCGGTCCTGCGAGGTGACCCTCGCCGAGGCGCAGTTCCGCGACTTCACCCCGTACCAGGGCAGCTACGCGCCGCCCGCCGGTTGTGGCGCCGGCCCCTGGGCGAAGGTGGTCCTGCGTCTCGACGGCAAGGTCAAGGGCCGCCAGTACGACCGGCTCGGCCACCTCTCCCTCGGCGGCGCCGAGATCCTGCGGACCTCCACCCCCCAGCCCTCACCCGACGGGATCACCTGGTCCGTGGAGAAGGACGTCACCCGCTACCGCGACACCCTCGCCCGCCCGCAGCCCGTCGAGATGCTCATCGGCAACGTCGTCGACGACACCTACACCGGTGTCATCGACGTCAAGGTGACCCTGACCTTCTACGCCGCGGAGGGTGGCACCGCGGCCCCCGACACCCCCGACCGCGTCCTGCCCCTCACCTCCCCGTCGGTCACCACCCCGCGCAACACCGAGCGCCTCCTGGCCGAGGTGTACGCCACCGGCTCCGGCGGCGGCTGCGAGGAGTACTGGTACATGACCACCCCGGACGCGGCCCCGTACTCCTGCAAGGCCGCCGGCGGCCCCCACCGCGAGGTCCGCGTCTCCGTCGACGGGCGGCTCGCGGGCATCGCCGCGCCCTTCCCCACGGTCTGGACCGGCGGCTGGTCCAACCCCTTCCTGTGGTACGTCACGCCCGGCCCGCGCGCCTTCGACGTGCAGCCGATCCGCTACGACCTGACCCCCTACGCCGCCCTGCTCAACGACGGCCGCCCGCACCGGATCGAGGTGTCCGTCGCCGGGGTGCCGGCCGGCCAGAGCGGCTGGAGCACCCCCACCAACCTGCTGCTGTGGCAGGACGAGGCCCGGCAGGTCGTCACCGGCGCTCTGACCCGGCACGAGCAGAGCGCTCCGACGGGCCACTCCCGCTGGACGCCCGCCGCGCCCGGCGGACAGCACCGACTGGACACCGAGGGAGGCCACCGGCTGACCGTCGCCGGGCACCTGGACACCTCCCACGGCCGGGTGGCCACCACCGTCACCCGCACCGTGCGGGGCACCTCCGTCCACCGCTGGACCGAAGGCGAGAACCTCGACGCGCTCGAGGCCACCTGGACCGACGAGGAGAGCGTCACGCACGGGCCGACCACCACCCGGACCGCCCGCACCTACACGATGGACGGCGAGACCACCCTCGGCGCCGGTGACCGGCTGCGCACCGTCCTCTCGCTCGGCGACCGCGCGGACACCGTCACCCTGCGCGGCGGCCGGCCGGTGGACTCCTCCCGGCTCGACGACCGGTACACGGGTGACGCCACCTACACGGCGAACGTCCCGCGCGACCAGCGGCACGCGGTCGCCACCACCACGGCGCGCTACCGGCTGTACGGGCCGCAAGCGCCCGGCGGGTGCTACGACCGCACGGTGAACACCGTCCAGGGAACGGTCATGGCGGACCGCCGACGCTGCTGA
- a CDS encoding DMT family transporter — MNDTVLALALCLASALAYAAGAVAQERLARAAVARSAKALMGSGAWWWSAGLNASAALLHAAALRYGPLTLVQPLGALTLVAAVPLGARRAGRRVAATEWRGTLATVAGLGLLLLPASGPAPDDTLTLAEALAVSGATAAVILALTASKDPRSGLRHATASGLASAAASALTQTVAVAGGRGGALLSVRVVAVALLVVFFAVGGMLLSQRAYRGGLGAPLAVVNLANPLAAAAIGMVLLGERLQGGAPGMLLAAAGALLAARGVVLLTRTPSGGAVLPRAVPDVAPAAAEPVGRVAV, encoded by the coding sequence GTGAACGACACCGTCCTCGCCCTCGCGCTCTGCCTCGCCTCGGCCTTGGCCTACGCGGCCGGCGCCGTCGCCCAGGAGCGCCTCGCCCGCGCCGCCGTCGCGCGCAGCGCCAAGGCCCTGATGGGCTCCGGCGCCTGGTGGTGGTCGGCCGGGCTGAACGCGTCCGCCGCGCTCCTGCACGCGGCAGCCCTGCGCTACGGCCCCCTCACCCTGGTGCAGCCGCTCGGCGCGCTCACCCTGGTCGCCGCCGTCCCGCTGGGCGCGCGCCGGGCCGGACGCCGGGTGGCGGCCACCGAATGGCGGGGGACCCTGGCCACCGTCGCCGGGCTCGGCCTGCTGCTCCTGCCGGCCTCCGGGCCGGCTCCCGACGACACCCTCACCCTGGCCGAGGCGCTGGCCGTCTCCGGGGCGACGGCCGCGGTGATCCTGGCGCTGACCGCGTCCAAGGACCCGCGCTCGGGACTGCGGCACGCGACGGCGTCCGGGCTGGCCTCCGCGGCGGCCTCCGCACTGACCCAGACCGTGGCCGTGGCGGGCGGCCGCGGCGGGGCCCTGCTCAGCGTCCGGGTCGTCGCGGTGGCCCTGCTCGTCGTGTTCTTCGCCGTGGGCGGGATGCTCCTGTCGCAGCGGGCCTACCGCGGCGGACTCGGCGCCCCGCTCGCCGTGGTGAACCTGGCCAATCCGCTCGCCGCGGCCGCCATCGGCATGGTCCTGCTCGGCGAACGCCTCCAGGGCGGAGCCCCGGGGATGCTGCTGGCCGCGGCCGGAGCCCTCCTGGCGGCCCGCGGGGTGGTCCTGCTGACCCGGACGCCCTCCGGCGGGGCGGTTCTCCCGCGGGCGGTGCCCGACGTGGCCCCGGCCGCCGCCGAGCCCGTCGGCCGCGTGGCGGTCTGA
- a CDS encoding TetR/AcrR family transcriptional regulator, which translates to MTSTPTPARRSKITPEREQEFYDAVLEQLREHGYEALTMEGVAARASCGKSTLYRQWKTKPQLVAAALRAGRRGTLVAVDTGTLAGDLREAARIAAGTSGRDTRLTQALGHAVLSDEELQAALREALVEPELAAFDVMVRRAVARGEIAADYPAVEFLPAQLMGVLRIRPLLEGRYADADYLVRFVDAVMLPSLGLTPSRPARPPAGRTP; encoded by the coding sequence ATGACGTCGACGCCGACCCCCGCGCGCCGCTCCAAGATCACCCCGGAGCGGGAGCAGGAGTTCTACGACGCCGTCCTGGAGCAGCTGCGCGAGCACGGCTACGAGGCGCTGACCATGGAGGGCGTCGCCGCCCGGGCCAGCTGCGGCAAGTCCACGCTCTACCGCCAGTGGAAGACCAAGCCCCAGCTCGTCGCCGCCGCCCTGCGCGCCGGCCGGCGCGGCACCCTCGTCGCGGTGGACACCGGGACGCTGGCGGGTGACCTGCGCGAGGCGGCCCGGATCGCGGCCGGCACCTCCGGGCGCGACACCCGGCTGACGCAGGCCCTCGGACACGCCGTGCTCAGTGACGAGGAACTCCAGGCGGCCCTGCGCGAGGCACTGGTCGAGCCCGAGCTCGCCGCGTTCGACGTGATGGTGCGGCGGGCCGTGGCGCGCGGCGAGATCGCCGCGGACTATCCGGCCGTCGAGTTCCTGCCGGCCCAGCTGATGGGCGTGCTCCGGATCCGGCCGTTGCTGGAAGGACGGTACGCGGACGCCGACTACCTGGTCCGGTTCGTCGACGCGGTCATGCTCCCGTCCCTGGGTCTGACACCTTCCCGCCCCGCCCGGCCCCCGGCCGGACGGACCCCCTGA
- a CDS encoding dihydrodipicolinate synthase family protein has protein sequence MGQDTTRHATPHIADDLPLHGIHVPLVTPFTPAGEVAAGALEALAHEVLDAGATGIVALGTTAEAASLDEAERDLVTGVCAEVCRERGALLTVGAGASGTRAAEASLARLARWPQARAALVTVPAFVRPSAPGVLAHFARLAEVSPVPLIVYHIPYRTGQPLDAAALRALGALPGVAGMKYAGGGIDQDAVALLGDLPAGFEVLAGDDAYLSPLLALGAAGGILASAHLATEHFVELAAAWRSGDVSGARQLGHALARMSAAAFAEPNPAVVKGVLHAQGRIPGPGVRLPLLPASQAVVAATLERLGELPVGPPQQAAHAGKSP, from the coding sequence ATGGGACAGGACACGACACGGCACGCGACACCGCACATCGCAGACGACCTCCCGCTCCACGGGATCCACGTACCGCTCGTCACCCCCTTCACCCCCGCCGGGGAGGTCGCCGCCGGGGCCCTGGAGGCGCTCGCCCACGAGGTGCTCGACGCGGGCGCCACCGGGATCGTCGCCCTCGGCACCACCGCGGAGGCGGCCTCCCTCGACGAGGCGGAGCGCGACCTGGTCACCGGCGTGTGCGCCGAGGTCTGCCGGGAGCGGGGGGCGCTGCTGACGGTCGGCGCCGGGGCGAGCGGCACCCGGGCCGCCGAGGCCTCGCTGGCCCGGCTCGCGCGGTGGCCGCAGGCGCGGGCGGCGCTGGTGACCGTGCCCGCGTTCGTACGGCCTTCGGCGCCGGGGGTGTTGGCGCACTTCGCGCGGCTGGCGGAGGTGAGCCCCGTACCGCTGATCGTTTATCACATCCCCTATCGCACCGGGCAGCCGCTGGACGCGGCCGCGCTGCGGGCCCTCGGGGCGCTCCCCGGGGTGGCCGGGATGAAGTACGCCGGCGGCGGCATCGACCAGGACGCGGTGGCACTGCTCGGGGACCTGCCGGCCGGGTTCGAGGTGCTGGCGGGCGACGACGCGTACCTGTCTCCACTGCTGGCGCTGGGCGCGGCGGGCGGGATCCTCGCCTCGGCGCATCTGGCGACGGAGCACTTCGTGGAGCTCGCGGCGGCATGGCGGTCCGGTGACGTCTCCGGAGCGCGGCAGCTCGGGCACGCGCTGGCGCGGATGTCGGCCGCGGCCTTCGCCGAACCCAATCCGGCGGTCGTCAAGGGCGTGCTGCACGCGCAGGGCCGCATTCCGGGCCCCGGCGTACGGCTCCCGCTGCTGCCTGCCTCGCAGGCGGTGGTGGCGGCCACCCTGGAGCGGCTGGGCGAGCTTCCCGTCGGCCCGCCGCAGCAGGCTGCACATGCCGGAAAGAGTCCGTGA
- a CDS encoding phytoene/squalene synthase family protein, with product MPSWRTTLTAAGMSGPRLRDDYTHAARRVLRREPAPYLALRLLAAPPLVPYLAAGLAFMNLVDDVAETGTPQQRAAGLAALTERTEAALTSGDSPDPVLRAYAHAVDSRALPAHWVSRFLEGAATAEAAFDGFAAEEDFQHYLDAYAWPGVLVFTGLQYQGGPDPEQAAGWRRFVDAAQRVDFLADLCGDLAQGRLCIPRDRLAEHSVTRADLERARDTPGVRALLAAESRRARTALDATHGILGLAEPGLRPVIETMRELMEHQLTRVERAGVGALRRDVGYGLAAPLRILVRAARRSAPPVTEAGSSRAR from the coding sequence ATGCCCAGCTGGCGCACCACCCTCACGGCGGCCGGGATGTCCGGCCCCCGGCTGCGGGACGACTACACGCATGCCGCCCGCCGGGTGCTCCGCCGCGAACCCGCCCCGTACCTCGCGCTCCGGCTGCTGGCCGCGCCGCCGCTGGTGCCGTACCTCGCCGCGGGACTCGCCTTCATGAACCTGGTCGACGACGTGGCCGAGACCGGAACCCCGCAGCAGCGGGCCGCGGGCCTCGCCGCGCTGACCGAGCGGACCGAGGCGGCCCTGACGTCCGGGGACAGCCCCGACCCCGTGCTGCGCGCCTACGCCCACGCGGTGGACTCCCGCGCACTCCCCGCGCACTGGGTCTCCCGCTTCCTGGAGGGCGCCGCCACCGCCGAGGCCGCCTTCGACGGCTTCGCGGCCGAGGAGGACTTCCAGCACTATCTCGACGCCTACGCGTGGCCCGGCGTACTGGTCTTCACCGGACTCCAGTACCAGGGCGGCCCCGACCCCGAACAGGCCGCCGGCTGGCGGCGGTTCGTCGACGCCGCCCAGCGCGTCGACTTCCTCGCAGACCTCTGCGGGGACCTCGCGCAGGGCCGGCTCTGCATCCCGCGCGACCGGCTCGCCGAGCACTCCGTGACCCGCGCCGACCTCGAACGGGCCCGTGACACCCCGGGCGTGCGCGCCCTCCTCGCCGCCGAGAGCCGGCGTGCGCGCACGGCCCTCGACGCCACCCACGGCATCCTCGGCCTCGCCGAACCCGGACTGCGTCCGGTCATCGAGACCATGAGGGAGCTCATGGAGCACCAGCTGACCCGCGTGGAGCGGGCGGGCGTGGGTGCCCTGCGCCGGGACGTCGGCTACGGCCTGGCGGCGCCCCTGCGGATCCTCGTCCGCGCCGCCCGTCGGTCCGCGCCGCCCGTCACCGAAGCGGGGTCTAGTAGGGCCCGTTGA